In one Pseudomonas fitomaticsae genomic region, the following are encoded:
- a CDS encoding TolC family outer membrane protein, with translation MRSHLFKALPFALAASFVQAQSLPEAMQQALDVHPEIQAGVNSRLAADYQLKAAKGGYLPKVDLLGGYGREGTDSVTTRAAGGGNHWETLNRSESSLRLSQMVFDGFATSSEVGRQQATVNSRAYSLLGTSERTALTVAQVYLDVLTRREFVRLAEENLKSHQRIYDQIQLRTQRGVGSGADLDQAEARMAQARNNLITEQTNLADSETNFLSAVGQMPDQLERPAPFMAMMPANLNEARAQMLENSPILRSAESDIAAAEKQYETAKSTFYPRFDAELGRTADNDLDGQNGHNNEWQAMLRMRFNLYSGGSNKADLESKSYLSNQALDIRNNALRQLNEELGLAWNALNNANAQVPIAQQYVDHSTSVRTAYQRQFSLGERTLLDLLDSENELFTASRRLAEIKNIQLFTQYRIKATMGELLKSQGVVAPLASVVQNDVKPKVQLPGMN, from the coding sequence ATGCGTTCGCACCTGTTCAAGGCTCTACCCTTCGCTCTCGCCGCGTCTTTCGTACAAGCACAATCCTTACCAGAAGCCATGCAGCAGGCGCTGGATGTCCATCCGGAAATCCAGGCAGGGGTCAACAGCCGACTGGCCGCGGATTATCAGTTAAAGGCTGCAAAAGGTGGATACCTGCCCAAGGTCGATCTGCTGGGCGGTTATGGCCGAGAAGGCACCGACAGCGTCACCACCCGTGCCGCCGGTGGCGGCAATCACTGGGAAACCCTGAACCGCAGCGAGTCAAGTTTGCGTCTGTCGCAAATGGTCTTTGACGGTTTTGCGACGTCCAGCGAAGTCGGGCGTCAACAAGCCACCGTCAACTCCCGCGCCTATTCCTTGCTCGGCACCTCCGAGCGCACCGCGCTCACCGTGGCCCAGGTTTACCTGGATGTACTGACCCGTCGCGAATTCGTGCGTCTGGCCGAAGAAAACCTGAAAAGCCACCAGCGCATCTACGACCAGATCCAGCTGCGCACCCAGCGCGGCGTCGGCAGCGGTGCCGACCTCGATCAGGCCGAAGCGCGGATGGCCCAGGCCCGCAACAACCTGATCACCGAGCAGACCAACCTCGCCGACTCGGAAACCAATTTCCTCAGCGCCGTCGGCCAGATGCCCGATCAGCTGGAGCGTCCGGCGCCGTTCATGGCGATGATGCCGGCCAATCTGAATGAAGCCCGCGCGCAGATGCTGGAAAACAGCCCGATCCTGCGCTCGGCCGAATCCGATATCGCCGCTGCCGAGAAGCAGTACGAGACCGCCAAGTCGACCTTCTACCCGCGCTTCGACGCCGAGCTGGGCCGCACCGCCGACAACGATCTCGACGGCCAGAACGGTCACAACAACGAATGGCAGGCCATGCTGCGCATGCGCTTCAACCTGTATTCGGGCGGTAGCAACAAGGCGGATCTGGAGTCCAAGTCCTACCTGTCGAACCAGGCGCTGGACATCCGCAACAACGCCTTGCGTCAATTGAATGAAGAACTGGGCCTGGCCTGGAACGCCCTGAACAACGCCAACGCCCAGGTGCCGATCGCTCAGCAGTACGTTGATCACAGCACCTCGGTGCGCACCGCTTACCAGCGTCAGTTCAGCCTCGGCGAACGGACCCTGCTGGATTTGCTCGACAGCGAAAACGAACTGTTCACCGCTTCGCGCCGTCTGGCCGAGATCAAAAACATTCAGTTATTTACTCAGTATCGAATCAAGGCGACCATGGGCGAGTTACTCAAGAGCCAGGGAGTGGTCGCACCATTGGCATCCGTTGTGCAGAACGACGTGAAGCCCAAGGTCCAGTTGCCTGGGATGAATTGA